In the genome of Diaphorobacter sp. HDW4A, the window CGAACGACGATCTCCCGGGGATAGACGCTGGTCTGCGTGAGCGTGCCGCGAAACAGTTCTTCCATCGCGATGAGGCGATTCTGGCTGTCCAGAAACAGCACCATGAAGACTTCGTGGTTCTTGGCGGCCAGATGCAGTTGGAGGAATTGCTTGACGGCTTGAGGTGAGTCAAAAACCGTGTCCCTGCACAGCTGTTCGGCCAAGGTTCGTCGTGCCAATTCGAGGATGGCGGCCAATTCTGCGCGTTTGGCGGGTCCGAGCCCCTTGATTTTCTTGAGATCGCTGCCGCTTGCGTTCAGAAGGCCCGAGATACCGGAAAATCCAGTGGTCTTCACGTCAGAGTGGTGCGGTGTTGCTTCGGCTACCCTGGGCACTGTCTGCCTTGGATTGGGAACAACGGTATCGGGGGTGATCAGCTCCTGCGCGAGTTGCAAAACGCCTTTCCCCTTGATTCCAGTGCGCAGCACAATCGCGAGCAATTCCGCATCACTCAAGGCCTGCGGGCCACGGGAGAGCAGTTTTTCGCGGGGGCGGGATTCGGCGGGGAGGTCTTTGAGGGGCATGTCAACACCGCTTTCTTTAGGCGGACTCATAAGGGAATCCCCGATTTTTTACAATGGTGGCTGTTTTGCGAGGCCATTCATGTCAAGTTCCACTCCCGTTTCCGATTCCGCCGTGCCTACGGTGCAACCCGGCTCGTTCCTTACACTTCACTATCGACTGGCGGGGCCGGCCGGTGACGTGATCAATACTTTTGGTGGTCTGCCCGCCACACTGTCGCTCGGAACTGGCGAACTTGCACCGGCGGTCGAGGAGCGCATGCTGGGCATGGCCGAAGGAGCACGTGCCACGTTCGAGCTGCCTGCGGGCGCGGCCTTCGGCGAGCGCAACCCCGACATGCAGCAATGGCTTGCGCGCAAGGCGCTCAACGAGCTGGGCGATCCAATGGAGCAGTACACCATCGGCGATGTGGTGCAGTTTCCCACGCCCGACGGCACAGGTACCTTCGCGGGCACGGTGCTGCAAGTGCGTGAGGGCGACAAAGCCGTGCTGTTCGACTTCAGCCATCCGCTGGCGGGACTGCCCGTGACTTTTGAAGTGCAACTGATCGGCGTGCTCTGAGCCGCATCCGCACGACATCACCAACATAGAAGAAGCGACCCACGAGACCCCATGCAAAAACCCCAGGAAATCGTTCTCGCCGAGCCGCGCGGCTTCTGCGCCGGAGTGGACCGTGCCATAGAGATCGTCGAGCGCGCGCTGCAAAAGTTCGGCCGCCCGATTTATGTGCGTCACGAGATCGTGCACAACACCTATGTGGTGAACGACCTGAAGAACAAGGGCGCGATCTTTATTGAAGAGCTGGATGACGTGCCCGCAGGTGCGACGCTGGTCTTCAGCGCCCATGGCGTGAGCAAGGCCGTGCAGCGCGAAGCAGAGGCGCGCGGCTTCCAGATTTTCGATGCAACCTGCCCGTTGGTGACCAAGGTGCATGTGGAAGTGGCCAAGCTTGCCAAGGAAGGCTACGAGTTCATCATGATCGGCCACAAGGGGCACCCCGAAGTGGAAGGCACGATGGGCCAACTCTCCGAGGGTATCCATCTGGTCGAGGACCTGGAGGACGTGGTCACCGTGGCGCCGGGGCAGACCGAGCGTCTGGCTGTCGTGACGCAGACCACTCTCTCGGTGGACGATGCCGCCGCCATCACCGCCGCCGTCCGCGCACGTTTTCCGAGCATCCGCGAGCCCAAGCAGCAGGACATCTGCTACGCCACCCAGAACCGTCAGGACGCCGTGAAATTGCTGAGCGGCCAGGTCGATCTGGTGATCGTCGTCGGCAGTCCCACCAGTTCCAACAGCAATCGCCTGCGCGAGCTGGCAGCGCGTCTGGGCACACCGGCCTATATGATCGACAGCGCAGATGAACTCAAGCACGAGTGGTTCGACGGCATCGCGCGCGTGGGTCTCACGGCCGGCGCGTCGGCACCTGAGGTGCTGGTCAAGGACGTGATCCACCGCATCAAGGAGTTGGGTGCGACGTCGGTGCGCAAGATGGATGGCGTGGAGGAAACGCTCAAGTTCCCGCTGCCCAAGGGCCTCAAGATCGATGCTGCGACCGGCCTCGAAATCGAAGTGCGCAAAGCCCCGGAGACTGGCCGCTGAGACTTTTCAGTGGCTGATGCGACAATACAACGCTTGAATGAAGCTCCTTAATTGAGAGCATCAAGCGTACAGCCCGTGTAGGATTGCATCGCAATTTCCTCAAATTTTCATGAACGCGGCCACAACGCGCACTATGATGCCCGTAGCGCGCGCCGGGTACTCGTTCAGCCGGGGTCGCGCAAATTCATACAATTTGGGCTTCTCTACACCGGGGGAGTACATCGGTCTCCCTGATCATGGAAATAGCAATACTGTTCGCCCTCATCCTGCTCAATGGCTTGTTTGCCATGTCCGAGCTGGCCTTGGTTTCTGCGCGCAAGACGCGTCTGCAAAAACTTATCGATGAGGGCGATAGCGGCGCCAAGGCAGCCGTCAAGCTGGGTGAAGATCCCACGCGTTTTCTCTCCACCATCCAGATCGGCATTACTTCGATCGGCGTGCTCAACGGCATTGTCGGCGAAGCGGCTCTGGCGCAGCCGCTCGGCATCTGGCTCATCAAGATGGGCATGGAAGCCAAGATGGCGGGCTATGTATCGACCGGCCTGGTCGTGGTGCTCATTACCTATTTCTCCATCGTCATCGGCGAACTCGTGCCCAAACGTCTGGGCCAGAGCTACCCTGAGACGCTGGCGCGCATCGTTGCACGCCCGATCAACTGGTTGGCGATTGCTACCAAGCCGTTCGTGAAGCTGCTCGCTGGCTCCACCGTGGGTCTGCTGCGTGCACTGGGCGTGAAGGAAGGCTCTAACAGCGCGGTGACCGAGGATGAAATCCACGCCGTGCTGGCAGAAGGCACAAGTGCGGGCGTGATCGAAACCCATGAGCACGAGATGGTGCGCAACGTGTTCCGCCTCGACGACCGCCAGATCGGTTCGCTCATGCTGCCGCGTGGCGATGTCGTTTACCTCGATGTCGAAGATTCATTCGAGGCCAACCTCAAGCTGGTGGAAGAGTCCGACCATGCACGCTTTCCCGTGGTGCGTGGCAGCATGGAAAACGTGCTGGGTGTGATCAATGCGCGCCAGTGGCTGGCCCGTGCGGTGCGCGATCCGGCAGCCCGCGATCTGGTTGACCAGCCGCTCAAGCCTGCGCTGTACGTGCCCGAAACCATCAACGGTCTGGAACTTCTCGACGAGTTCCGCCTGTCCGACGTGCAGATGGCCTTCGTCATCGACGAATACGGCGAAGTGCAGGGCATCGTCACGCTGCAGGACCTGATCGAGGCCATCACTGGTGAATTCCAGCCGCGCGACCCAGAGACGTCCTGGGCCGTGCAGCGCGATGACGGCAGCTGGCTGCTCGACGGCCACATCCCCGTGCCGGAACTCAAGGACCGCCTGAATCTGGCCAGTGTCCCCGAGGAAGATCGTGGCCGCTACCACACGCTCAGCGGCATGCTGATGTTCCTCACCGGCAAGCTGCCCGCCGAGACCGACGCGGTGCAGTGGGAAAACTGGCGCTTCGAGGTCATCGACATGGATGGCAAAACCATCGACAAGGTGCTCGCTACCCGTGTGCCCGAGCCGGAGATCGATCTGTCGACGGAATCGATTTCAAACTGATTGGTGAGTTCCAAGCGATACATGCAAAGCCCTCTTCGGAGGGCTTTTCGCTGCACCTGCCACACCCGGTGCCCTCCCGCAACGTCGCGAATGGGCATCGGCGACACGGCGAATTTCTGCCGCTTGGCGCCCCGCTTCGGCCGCTCCATTAAAATCGGCGGTCTATGCTAGACATCCTCCAACTCCGTAAAGACCTCGATTCGGTCGTCGCTCGTCTCGAGACCCGCAAAAAGCCACAGGCATTCCTGAATGTGGACGCTTTCAAGTCTCTGGAATCCGAACGCAAGACCATCCAGCAACGCACGGAGGAACTGCAGGCCAAGCGCAATACGCTGTCCAAGCAGGTCGGCATGCTGATGGGCAAGGGCGAGAAGGACGCCGCGGAAGCCGCCAAGGCTGAGGTCGCGGCGCTCAAGGGCGAACTAGAGTCGTCGGCCACGCGCCTTGAGCAGATCCAGTCGGAAATGCTCGGCATGCTCCAGGCCGTGCCCAATCTGCCGCACGAAAGCGTGCCGGTCGGCGCCGATGAACACGCCAACGTCGAAGTGCGCAAATGGGGCACACCGCCTACATTCGCCTTCGAGGCCAAGGACCACGTCGACGTCGGCACGCCGCTTGGCCTTGACTTCGACATGGGCGTGAAGCTCTCGGGCGCGCGTTTCACCGTGATGAAGGGTGGCATCGCCCGTATGCACCGCGCGCTCGCGCAGTTCATGCTCGACTTGCAGACCGGCGAGCACGGCTACACCGAATGCTACGTGCCCTACGCCGTGAACACCGATTCGCTGCGCGGCACCGGCCAGTTGCCCAAATTCGAAGGCGACCTGTTTGCCGCGAAGAAGGGCGGCCAGGATGGCGAGCCCGTGCCCGACAACTCGGCGCTCTATCTGATCCCGACCAGTGAAGTTCCGCTCACCAACTTTATGCGCGACGTGATCGTCACCGAAGCCGAGCTGCCGATCCGCCTTACCGCGCACACGCCGTGCTTTCGTTCCGAAGCTGGCAGCTACGGCCGTGACACGCGCGGCATGATTCGCCAGCACCAGTTCGACAAGGTCGAGATGGTGCAGATCGTGCATCCAGAGAAGAGCTACGAAGCGCTGGAAGAAATGACCCGGCATGCCGAAACCGTGCTGCAGAAGCTCGGCTTGCCCTACCGCGTGATGTCGCTGTGCACCGGCGACATGGGCTTCGGCGCTGCCAAGACCTACGACCTCGAAGTCTGGTTGCCCGGCCAGAGCGCCTACCGCGAAATCAGCTCGATCTCCAACTGCGAAGCCTTCCAGGCACGTCGCATGCAGGCACGTTTCAAGAACGCCGCTGGCAAGAACGAACTGGTTCATACCTTGAACGGCTCGGGCCTCGCAGTGGGCCGCACGCTGGTGGCGGTGCTTGAGAACTATCAGAACGCTGATGGGTCTGTGACTGTGCCTGAGGTGTTACGTCCTTATATGGGTGGGGTGGTTGCGCTGACTGCGGGCTGATTCTCTTTGCTCCATTTTCTTGGCGCGGCTTGGGTTTTTTGAGAGCTGCTGGCCGGGAGTTCCGCCCGGCGGCGGAGTTACCTTTTGCTTGCGCGCAAAAGGTAACCCAAAACGCGCTTTGAAAACCCGCGGCAGAACTCGCTTTGTGCTTCGCGCGCCGCTCGGACAACCGCCGCGAGTCAGTGTTTAATTAAGAGGTGTGGTCGGCACGTCGCTGCGCTCGTGCCGTGCATCTCGCGACTTCGCGAGATGTTGGGGTGCAGGAGCGGCGTGATTTGCGAGCGGCCGTTTCAGCATTGCACACTCAAAAGCGCAGTGGGCATTTGGCACCGAACCCCTCTCCACAGACACCCAGCACGAGCGCAGCAATGTGCCGCAAGCACCTTTTAGTAAACCTCTAGCTCGCGGCGGTTGCCCGAACGGAGCGACGCAGTCGCGCAGTGAGTTCTGCCGCGTGCCCCCGCATTGAAAGCGCGTTTTTGATTACTTTTTGCGCGTATGCAAAAAGTGATTGCCCCGCCGGGGCAGTCCCGGCCTCAGCCCTCAATCACCCAACATCCCCCAAAAAGACAACGACCCTTCCAAGTCGTTACATATAAAAAAAATAATAAAAATCGACAATCTCTTGTTATCCCCCACCCCGCCCACACGTTATTCCGTCAGCCACAGCCGATCTTTCCCTCCGCCCCTCATTGGGAGAATCAAGCGAAGAAACATCAGCCCAGAGCAAGCAAACCAAGAGTTAGTATGTCTGTCATCCACCACCGGAGGTACCACCATGTGGAAGCTGGGTCGATTGTTCACCATGTTTCGCAAGGAGCTGCTGCTCGCCTGGGCCGTCTTGCGTGACCCGCGCGCGCCGAAGGCCGCCAAGCTTGTGACGGTGTTGGCCGCGCTCTATGTGGTGAGCCCCGTGGATTTCATCTCCGACTTCATCCCCGTGTTGGGGTGGTTGGACGATGGGCTGATTGCTTATTTTCTGCTCCAGCTGGCATTCAAGTTCCTGCCGCCCGAACTATTGGCAACGCTGCAGTCGCGCGTGAGTTCGCGAACGCAGCAAGCGAAGGCGGCCCGCTGATACTGCATCAAGCAGCGCACTTTCACGTTCCTGTTGCGAACGAGCCGCCCTGTCGTTCCTGAAGAATGAACCGGTTCACGGCCTGTTTTGGCCGCAGGGAGTGAGGTGCCTGCTCCGTGCGTCTTCTGATCCTGGCAGGTCTCGCTGCAGGTTTC includes:
- the serS gene encoding serine--tRNA ligase: MLDILQLRKDLDSVVARLETRKKPQAFLNVDAFKSLESERKTIQQRTEELQAKRNTLSKQVGMLMGKGEKDAAEAAKAEVAALKGELESSATRLEQIQSEMLGMLQAVPNLPHESVPVGADEHANVEVRKWGTPPTFAFEAKDHVDVGTPLGLDFDMGVKLSGARFTVMKGGIARMHRALAQFMLDLQTGEHGYTECYVPYAVNTDSLRGTGQLPKFEGDLFAAKKGGQDGEPVPDNSALYLIPTSEVPLTNFMRDVIVTEAELPIRLTAHTPCFRSEAGSYGRDTRGMIRQHQFDKVEMVQIVHPEKSYEALEEMTRHAETVLQKLGLPYRVMSLCTGDMGFGAAKTYDLEVWLPGQSAYREISSISNCEAFQARRMQARFKNAAGKNELVHTLNGSGLAVGRTLVAVLENYQNADGSVTVPEVLRPYMGGVVALTAG
- a CDS encoding peptidylprolyl isomerase — encoded protein: MSSSTPVSDSAVPTVQPGSFLTLHYRLAGPAGDVINTFGGLPATLSLGTGELAPAVEERMLGMAEGARATFELPAGAAFGERNPDMQQWLARKALNELGDPMEQYTIGDVVQFPTPDGTGTFAGTVLQVREGDKAVLFDFSHPLAGLPVTFEVQLIGVL
- the radC gene encoding DNA repair protein RadC, with translation MPLKDLPAESRPREKLLSRGPQALSDAELLAIVLRTGIKGKGVLQLAQELITPDTVVPNPRQTVPRVAEATPHHSDVKTTGFSGISGLLNASGSDLKKIKGLGPAKRAELAAILELARRTLAEQLCRDTVFDSPQAVKQFLQLHLAAKNHEVFMVLFLDSQNRLIAMEELFRGTLTQTSVYPREIVVRALHHHCAAVVLSHNHPSGSTHPSPSDIQLTQLLRSALALVDVRVLDHFIIAPGAALSMAETGHM
- the ispH gene encoding 4-hydroxy-3-methylbut-2-enyl diphosphate reductase, whose amino-acid sequence is MQKPQEIVLAEPRGFCAGVDRAIEIVERALQKFGRPIYVRHEIVHNTYVVNDLKNKGAIFIEELDDVPAGATLVFSAHGVSKAVQREAEARGFQIFDATCPLVTKVHVEVAKLAKEGYEFIMIGHKGHPEVEGTMGQLSEGIHLVEDLEDVVTVAPGQTERLAVVTQTTLSVDDAAAITAAVRARFPSIREPKQQDICYATQNRQDAVKLLSGQVDLVIVVGSPTSSNSNRLRELAARLGTPAYMIDSADELKHEWFDGIARVGLTAGASAPEVLVKDVIHRIKELGATSVRKMDGVEETLKFPLPKGLKIDAATGLEIEVRKAPETGR
- a CDS encoding hemolysin family protein; the protein is MEIAILFALILLNGLFAMSELALVSARKTRLQKLIDEGDSGAKAAVKLGEDPTRFLSTIQIGITSIGVLNGIVGEAALAQPLGIWLIKMGMEAKMAGYVSTGLVVVLITYFSIVIGELVPKRLGQSYPETLARIVARPINWLAIATKPFVKLLAGSTVGLLRALGVKEGSNSAVTEDEIHAVLAEGTSAGVIETHEHEMVRNVFRLDDRQIGSLMLPRGDVVYLDVEDSFEANLKLVEESDHARFPVVRGSMENVLGVINARQWLARAVRDPAARDLVDQPLKPALYVPETINGLELLDEFRLSDVQMAFVIDEYGEVQGIVTLQDLIEAITGEFQPRDPETSWAVQRDDGSWLLDGHIPVPELKDRLNLASVPEEDRGRYHTLSGMLMFLTGKLPAETDAVQWENWRFEVIDMDGKTIDKVLATRVPEPEIDLSTESISN
- a CDS encoding YkvA family protein, which gives rise to MWKLGRLFTMFRKELLLAWAVLRDPRAPKAAKLVTVLAALYVVSPVDFISDFIPVLGWLDDGLIAYFLLQLAFKFLPPELLATLQSRVSSRTQQAKAAR